A genome region from Deltaproteobacteria bacterium includes the following:
- a CDS encoding ATP-binding protein, whose product MDPSNIKEPSAYLEFRAELDRVLMPNHVRIGAGVTIGINIIFSGLDRFAFPIQSWDMLVWRGLLFLVLFAVLFRGYSLHPVGAMWTVTLATLGMLVAVVYQTDSPSTTDYYVGLMLFVMGVPVMVPVNARQTALLVALALGAFVAAPVFGLGGFSRAFAIHLIFLASGGIVGMASAAMLDSGRFKDFVRRRQIESARDQLRQLDEAKSRFSANIHHELRTPLTLMLAPLDSMLAGEFGAIPPAQRSYLETMHKNALRLLKLINNLLDHARIESGLMEVHRQPLELARAVEEVVESARAMAERKRVALEAEWVSGLPIVNADPDALEKVLVNLVGNALKFTDPGGRITVSAQPASGARAEAAEPGEELPAGVELIVADTGAGIPPDELERVFDRFAQVDGSATRRHEGTGIGLSLVRELVALHGGRTWATSEGLGHGSQFHVFLPLGTEDADAEEVVRTDDGRGVTLRRSFDAIAADLDHHAEDDARGSLPIDGDSYAARYKTVELERTVERFEAAEGRTPDAAAVSPAQRPEVVVAEDNADMRRLLAHLLGAEFAVRPARNGREALELVRERMPALVVTDVMMPEMSGTELCEAIKGDAALAGVPVMLVTSKAEREMKIQGLELGADDYVTKPFHPRELLARARALVRLRLLQEELAEQNAALDRALQHLRATEVQLIHSERLAAVGELAAGVAHEVNNPVNFALNSLRVLRETVGEVREFAGRLAAIDWCDASKLPERVGELQRLEGEIGLEEAVATLDELVAIVIEGLERTGRLVADLRDFGAPGERGQRHTDVADALGSTLAIVGSSLASKGIRLEREIAPDLPLIEGDAGALKQLFLNLLKNAAEALEETGGTVRVRAARSASGRGVEVTVSDDGPGVEPAQAERIFEPFFTTKAAGRGTGLGLSICRRIAEAHGGSLAVRSTPGAGATFTLGLPVEAHDATASRS is encoded by the coding sequence ATGGATCCCTCGAACATCAAGGAGCCGTCAGCGTACCTCGAGTTCCGAGCGGAACTCGACCGTGTTCTGATGCCCAACCATGTCCGAATAGGTGCTGGTGTCACGATAGGTATCAACATCATTTTTAGCGGACTGGATAGATTTGCGTTCCCGATCCAGTCGTGGGACATGCTCGTATGGCGAGGGCTGCTCTTCTTGGTCCTGTTCGCGGTTCTGTTTCGTGGGTACTCATTGCACCCGGTTGGAGCCATGTGGACCGTCACCCTCGCAACACTGGGGATGCTGGTCGCCGTGGTGTATCAGACGGACTCGCCGAGCACGACTGACTACTATGTAGGCCTGATGCTGTTCGTGATGGGTGTGCCGGTGATGGTGCCGGTGAATGCGAGGCAGACAGCGCTACTGGTTGCGCTCGCTCTCGGGGCGTTCGTGGCGGCACCAGTGTTCGGACTAGGTGGGTTCTCGAGAGCGTTTGCGATTCATCTGATCTTCTTGGCATCAGGTGGGATTGTGGGCATGGCGAGCGCGGCCATGCTTGATTCGGGGCGTTTCAAGGATTTCGTGCGACGTCGGCAGATCGAAAGCGCGCGCGATCAGCTTCGCCAGCTGGACGAGGCCAAATCGCGGTTCAGCGCAAACATCCACCACGAGCTGCGGACGCCGCTGACGTTGATGCTTGCGCCGCTCGATTCGATGTTGGCGGGGGAGTTTGGGGCGATCCCGCCGGCGCAGCGGTCCTATCTCGAGACGATGCACAAGAACGCGCTGCGGTTGTTGAAGCTGATCAACAACCTGCTGGACCATGCCCGGATCGAGAGTGGGCTCATGGAGGTGCACCGGCAGCCGCTCGAGCTCGCGAGGGCGGTGGAGGAGGTGGTCGAGAGCGCGCGAGCGATGGCGGAGCGGAAGCGGGTGGCACTCGAGGCGGAATGGGTGAGTGGGCTGCCGATCGTGAACGCGGATCCGGACGCGCTCGAGAAGGTGCTCGTGAATCTGGTCGGGAACGCGCTCAAGTTCACGGATCCCGGCGGGCGGATCACGGTGAGCGCGCAGCCAGCATCGGGAGCCCGGGCGGAAGCAGCGGAGCCGGGAGAGGAGCTCCCGGCGGGCGTCGAGCTGATCGTCGCGGACACGGGCGCGGGCATCCCGCCCGATGAGCTCGAGCGGGTGTTCGACCGCTTCGCCCAGGTGGACGGCTCGGCGACACGGCGGCACGAAGGCACGGGGATCGGGCTCTCCCTGGTGCGCGAGCTCGTCGCGCTGCACGGCGGGCGGACGTGGGCGACGAGTGAGGGCCTGGGGCACGGCTCCCAGTTCCACGTTTTCCTGCCGCTCGGCACCGAGGACGCGGACGCCGAGGAGGTGGTGCGGACCGACGACGGCCGCGGCGTGACGCTCCGCCGCTCGTTCGACGCGATCGCTGCGGATCTCGATCACCACGCCGAGGACGATGCGCGCGGATCGTTGCCGATCGACGGGGACAGCTACGCCGCCCGCTACAAGACCGTCGAGCTCGAGCGGACGGTGGAGCGCTTCGAGGCGGCCGAGGGCAGGACGCCGGATGCCGCCGCTGTGTCGCCCGCGCAGCGGCCGGAGGTGGTGGTCGCCGAGGACAACGCCGACATGCGGCGCCTGTTGGCCCACCTGTTGGGCGCCGAGTTCGCGGTGCGGCCGGCACGCAACGGCCGGGAGGCGCTCGAGCTCGTGCGCGAGCGCATGCCAGCGCTCGTCGTCACCGACGTGATGATGCCCGAGATGTCCGGGACGGAGCTGTGCGAGGCGATCAAGGGCGACGCGGCGCTGGCTGGCGTGCCGGTCATGCTGGTCACGTCGAAGGCCGAGCGCGAGATGAAGATCCAGGGCCTCGAGCTCGGGGCCGACGACTACGTGACGAAGCCCTTCCATCCGCGCGAGCTCCTGGCCCGGGCGCGCGCGCTCGTGCGGCTTCGCCTCCTCCAGGAGGAGCTCGCGGAGCAGAACGCGGCCCTCGACCGCGCGCTCCAGCACCTGCGAGCGACCGAGGTCCAACTGATCCACTCCGAGCGGCTGGCGGCGGTGGGTGAGCTGGCGGCCGGCGTGGCGCACGAGGTCAACAACCCCGTGAACTTCGCCCTGAACTCGCTCCGCGTGCTCCGCGAGACGGTCGGCGAGGTGCGCGAGTTCGCCGGCCGGCTGGCCGCGATCGACTGGTGCGATGCGTCGAAGCTCCCCGAGCGGGTGGGCGAGCTCCAGCGGCTCGAGGGCGAGATCGGGCTCGAGGAGGCGGTGGCGACGCTCGACGAGCTGGTCGCGATCGTGATCGAGGGCCTGGAACGGACCGGGCGGCTCGTCGCGGACCTCCGCGACTTCGGTGCCCCAGGGGAACGAGGGCAAAGGCACACGGACGTGGCCGATGCCCTCGGGTCGACCCTCGCGATCGTAGGCTCCTCCCTCGCGAGCAAGGGGATCCGCCTCGAGCGCGAGATCGCGCCCGACCTGCCCCTGATCGAGGGGGACGCCGGCGCCCTCAAGCAGCTCTTCCTGAACCTGCTCAAGAACGCTGCGGAAGCGCTCGAAGAGACGGGGGGCACCGTCCGGGTCCGGGCGGCCCGCTCGGCCTCGGGCCGGGGGGTCGAGGTCACGGTGTCGGACGACGGCCCGGGGGTCGAGCCGGCGCAGGCCGAACGCATCTTCGAGCCGTTCTTCACCACCAAGGCCGCCGGGCGCGGGACGGGGCTCGGTCTCTCGATCTGCCGGCGGATCGCGGAGGCGCACGGCGGCTCCCTCGCGGTGCGCTCCACCCCGGGCGCCGGCGCCACGTTCACCCTGGGATTGCCGGTGGAGGCTCACGATGCGACCGCGTCTCGGTCCTAG
- a CDS encoding AAA family ATPase — MTNTIRLGNCEIDLRLFELRRGGQVVPIERRVFDLIAYLLQNRGRIVPNDELFRVLWKGRAVSKGSLTVAIAAARRALGDNAKRAQVIITHRGRGYRLHTEVEDCQKEPLGRDATTSTSFVGRDFELSALTDLLSSRGGSRARFACILGEPGIGKSRLTEEFASIACDVGALVAVGRCREEEGAPSFWPWGHIAKQLCEGEVNRDAAQMLACDAPEIAAWVPGLRSASESASNVLPPANARFRLFDSFARFLRRASAGRVLVLVLDDIHRADMSTLLLLDFVLHDLQEEHMLVLATYRRLELESEQGRLDLVSTISRRVDGITLALEGLGSSDIAKLIRRATGRTPSPEQTDAIGNLTNGNPFFLWQLLPFLPSDPEATGRVAGALPRTVRDAVVRQVDALSSDGRKLLRVAAVVGREFESWLVQRAVGWNSNRVCTALREASSGGVVTRIGGDRERWRFSHALVRDVLYEGLDDPERTQLHAAIGEVLDRFEPMRRERLPEIAYHFGEAIEVCGAERAIDLACEAGRAASDGLAYEEASVHFGRALRIAEGAWSEGFERHCAILLRMGTEQLRSGDRAAARQTFERAARVADSIAAPGLLAEAAIGAAPGFFAVEAGVPDEFLVSVLRRALASLDTGEEQWRALVMARLGAALFWSEDGEECIAQSRHAAALVRGAWDPAIRLQVILARWLAEWTPYEVDARRELATEAVGIAREIGSKEALAVSLLHQCVGELECGEMGAFDRSAAEFRVLARDLKQPQPLWYGHLLDAARALHTGRFLRAEESMARCVEIGRRIGDANVFLSKMAQSIIHAAERGAGAEVVAISEAASNRYPVFIGWRASRCWGLALSGEARAASRELDELLAEVSGRAHRRLDWPTALVAMSESAVLLGRADAAEVLRGLLLPLEGRVLVLGFCVMTWGPVARYLGMLSETMGLYSEAEAWYGRSIEEGARCEGEPWLAHSEAGLARVWRRNGRAPSEIEALRGKARARAAKLGMAHLHQRIASG, encoded by the coding sequence GTGACGAACACGATCCGTCTCGGTAACTGCGAAATCGATCTTCGGCTCTTCGAACTGCGGCGCGGTGGCCAAGTAGTCCCGATCGAGCGCAGGGTCTTCGACCTGATTGCCTACCTTCTTCAGAATCGTGGTCGAATTGTGCCAAACGACGAGCTATTTCGCGTTCTCTGGAAGGGCCGAGCGGTATCGAAGGGATCCTTGACCGTCGCGATAGCCGCAGCGCGTCGGGCTCTCGGAGATAACGCGAAGAGGGCTCAGGTAATCATTACGCATCGAGGGCGGGGATATCGCCTTCACACAGAAGTCGAGGACTGCCAGAAGGAGCCCCTAGGTAGGGACGCTACGACATCGACATCGTTCGTCGGCCGAGACTTCGAGCTGTCAGCTCTTACAGATCTACTCTCGAGCCGGGGCGGTTCGCGCGCCCGGTTCGCGTGCATCTTGGGAGAGCCAGGAATCGGTAAGTCGCGCCTGACCGAGGAGTTCGCCTCGATCGCGTGTGACGTGGGTGCGCTCGTTGCAGTTGGACGGTGTCGCGAAGAGGAGGGTGCTCCCTCGTTCTGGCCATGGGGCCACATCGCGAAGCAGCTCTGCGAGGGCGAAGTGAATCGGGATGCAGCGCAGATGCTCGCGTGTGATGCTCCAGAGATCGCAGCATGGGTTCCTGGGCTGCGATCTGCCTCCGAATCGGCTTCCAATGTGCTGCCGCCGGCTAACGCACGATTTCGGCTATTCGACAGCTTCGCTCGGTTTCTTCGGCGAGCAAGCGCGGGCCGTGTTCTTGTACTGGTTCTCGATGATATCCATCGAGCTGATATGTCGACATTGCTCCTCCTCGACTTCGTTCTGCACGATCTCCAAGAGGAGCACATGCTCGTGCTGGCTACGTACCGGCGGCTGGAGCTGGAGTCGGAGCAAGGTCGATTGGATCTCGTGTCCACGATCTCGCGACGTGTGGATGGTATCACGTTGGCCCTTGAAGGACTGGGATCGAGCGACATTGCAAAGCTGATACGGAGAGCGACGGGGCGAACGCCGTCGCCTGAGCAGACGGATGCGATCGGGAATCTTACGAACGGGAATCCCTTTTTCTTGTGGCAGCTTCTGCCATTTCTGCCGAGTGATCCGGAAGCGACAGGGCGGGTCGCGGGCGCATTGCCGCGGACAGTCCGGGATGCGGTCGTGCGGCAGGTTGACGCCTTAAGCTCTGACGGTAGGAAGTTGCTCCGAGTAGCGGCAGTTGTGGGGCGTGAGTTCGAGAGCTGGCTCGTCCAACGTGCTGTCGGATGGAATAGCAACAGGGTGTGCACGGCTCTGCGTGAGGCCTCGTCGGGAGGGGTTGTCACACGGATTGGCGGGGACAGGGAGCGGTGGAGGTTCTCGCATGCCCTTGTGCGAGATGTGTTGTACGAGGGCCTCGACGATCCGGAACGTACTCAACTCCACGCCGCGATTGGCGAGGTTCTTGATAGATTTGAGCCGATGCGGCGTGAGCGTTTGCCGGAGATCGCATACCACTTCGGGGAGGCGATCGAGGTTTGTGGAGCTGAGCGAGCTATTGATTTGGCTTGCGAGGCTGGGCGTGCCGCGAGTGATGGATTGGCATACGAAGAAGCGTCGGTCCACTTTGGGCGGGCGTTGCGGATAGCCGAGGGCGCGTGGAGCGAAGGGTTTGAGCGCCATTGCGCGATCTTGCTGAGGATGGGCACAGAACAGCTTCGCTCGGGCGACCGGGCAGCAGCCCGGCAGACCTTCGAACGTGCGGCGAGAGTGGCGGACTCGATCGCGGCACCCGGGTTGTTGGCGGAGGCCGCGATCGGTGCAGCGCCAGGGTTCTTTGCGGTCGAAGCGGGAGTGCCAGATGAGTTCTTGGTTTCGGTTCTCCGCCGAGCACTGGCCTCGTTGGATACGGGTGAGGAGCAGTGGCGTGCTCTAGTGATGGCGCGTCTAGGGGCTGCGCTGTTCTGGTCGGAGGACGGAGAGGAATGCATTGCGCAAAGTCGGCACGCAGCAGCCTTGGTCAGAGGAGCATGGGATCCGGCAATAAGGCTTCAGGTCATTCTCGCCAGGTGGCTGGCTGAATGGACACCATACGAGGTGGATGCGCGTCGAGAGTTGGCGACTGAAGCAGTCGGTATTGCTCGTGAGATTGGCAGCAAAGAAGCGCTGGCGGTATCCCTGCTGCACCAGTGTGTCGGTGAGCTCGAGTGCGGAGAGATGGGCGCATTCGATAGATCGGCTGCGGAGTTCCGCGTGTTAGCACGTGATCTCAAGCAACCGCAACCACTCTGGTATGGGCATTTGCTCGACGCGGCGCGAGCGCTTCATACAGGGCGGTTCCTTCGCGCGGAAGAGAGTATGGCGCGATGTGTAGAGATTGGAAGGCGAATTGGGGATGCGAATGTGTTCCTGAGTAAGATGGCGCAGTCGATCATACACGCGGCGGAGAGAGGGGCGGGAGCGGAGGTCGTTGCGATATCGGAAGCGGCGAGCAACCGTTATCCCGTGTTCATTGGCTGGCGTGCGAGTCGCTGTTGGGGGTTGGCGTTGAGCGGAGAAGCTCGTGCAGCCTCAAGGGAGCTCGATGAGCTTCTCGCAGAAGTGAGTGGGAGAGCGCATCGACGTCTCGATTGGCCGACCGCGCTAGTGGCGATGAGCGAGTCGGCGGTGTTGCTTGGGCGCGCGGATGCTGCTGAAGTGCTGCGGGGGCTACTGCTTCCTCTTGAGGGTCGCGTTTTGGTTCTGGGATTCTGTGTAATGACTTGGGGTCCCGTAGCGCGGTATCTCGGAATGCTCTCCGAGACGATGGGGCTCTATTCGGAGGCAGAGGCGTGGTACGGGCGCTCAATCGAGGAAGGCGCCCGGTGCGAAGGCGAGCCTTGGTTGGCGCACTCGGAAGCGGGACTCGCCCGGGTATGGCGGCGGAATGGGCGCGCTCCAAGCGAGATCGAAGCTCTACGCGGGAAGGCTCGCGCACGCGCGGCGAAGCTCGGTATGGCGCACCTCCATCAGAGAATCGCTTCGGGCTGA
- a CDS encoding AMP-binding protein, protein MFTVTTHAKKHPDRAAVVYGNGENVESYGVLEERSRRLAHLFRRWGLEPGDCVALLLGNDDSFFDVFWACHRAGLYFTPVNWHLQRDEVQYIVENCDAGAFLAHARFAEIAAEVAHGAPRLRVSASVGGAIPGFRALEDEVASAPADAPLVEELEGSVMLYSSGTTGRPKGVRRPLARVPAGDPAAAIVAVGLLGMFGMREGDVYLSPAPLYHAAPLLFASSQHRIGATTVVMRRFEPEEALQIIQERRVTTSQWVPTHFKRLLSLPEAVRARYDVSSLRVAVHAAAPCPIAVKEAMIGWWGDAIQEYYAGTEGGGTLIRAQEWLTHKGSVGRHWTGGKIHLFDDEGREVEEPNREGAIYFEAPPDPAARFNYYKDEQKTAGTYRGDLFTIGDIGYLDAEGYLYLTDRQSNMIISGGVNIYPQETESHLVTHPKVYDVAVIGVPDDEMGEAVKAVVVPAAGCAPGPALADELIGYCRAHIAHYKCPRTIDFVDELPRTETGKMQKRRLRDRYWQGHAGRLV, encoded by the coding sequence ATGTTCACCGTTACGACGCACGCAAAGAAGCATCCGGACCGCGCCGCGGTGGTCTATGGGAATGGCGAGAACGTCGAAAGCTACGGGGTGCTGGAGGAGCGGTCGCGGCGGCTTGCTCATCTGTTCCGGCGCTGGGGGCTCGAGCCTGGCGACTGCGTCGCGTTGCTGCTCGGAAACGATGACTCGTTCTTCGACGTGTTCTGGGCGTGCCACAGGGCTGGCCTCTACTTCACGCCGGTGAACTGGCACCTGCAGCGGGACGAGGTGCAGTACATCGTCGAGAACTGCGATGCGGGGGCATTCCTCGCGCACGCGCGGTTCGCGGAGATCGCGGCGGAGGTGGCGCACGGGGCGCCTCGGCTGCGCGTCTCGGCGAGCGTCGGCGGGGCGATCCCGGGGTTCCGGGCGCTCGAGGACGAGGTGGCGAGTGCGCCGGCCGATGCTCCGCTTGTCGAGGAGCTCGAGGGCTCGGTGATGTTGTACTCGTCGGGCACGACGGGGCGCCCGAAGGGCGTGCGGCGGCCGCTCGCTCGCGTGCCGGCGGGCGATCCCGCGGCGGCGATCGTGGCGGTGGGACTGCTCGGCATGTTCGGAATGAGGGAGGGCGACGTCTACCTGTCGCCTGCGCCGCTCTATCACGCTGCACCGCTGCTCTTTGCGTCCTCGCAGCATCGGATTGGGGCGACGACCGTGGTGATGCGGCGCTTCGAGCCCGAGGAAGCGCTGCAGATCATCCAGGAGCGACGCGTGACGACGTCCCAGTGGGTGCCGACCCACTTCAAGCGCCTGCTCTCGCTACCCGAGGCGGTACGCGCACGCTACGACGTGTCGTCGCTGCGCGTCGCCGTGCACGCGGCTGCTCCCTGTCCGATCGCCGTGAAGGAGGCGATGATCGGCTGGTGGGGGGATGCCATCCAGGAGTACTACGCCGGCACGGAAGGGGGTGGAACGTTGATCCGGGCCCAGGAATGGCTGACGCACAAGGGATCGGTCGGACGTCACTGGACCGGTGGGAAGATCCATCTCTTCGACGACGAAGGGCGCGAGGTCGAGGAACCCAACCGGGAGGGGGCGATCTACTTCGAGGCGCCGCCGGATCCGGCAGCCCGCTTCAACTACTACAAGGACGAGCAGAAGACCGCCGGCACCTACCGTGGCGATCTCTTCACGATCGGCGACATCGGCTACCTGGACGCCGAGGGCTACCTCTACCTCACCGATCGGCAGTCCAACATGATCATCTCGGGAGGGGTGAACATCTACCCGCAGGAGACCGAGAGCCACCTGGTCACGCATCCGAAGGTCTACGACGTGGCGGTGATCGGCGTGCCCGACGACGAGATGGGTGAGGCGGTGAAGGCGGTGGTGGTGCCGGCTGCGGGCTGCGCGCCTGGCCCCGCACTCGCCGACGAGCTGATCGGCTACTGTCGCGCTCACATCGCACACTACAAGTGCCCGCGCACGATCGACTTCGTGGACGAGCTTCCGCGTACCGAGACCGGGAAGATGCAGAAGCGCAGGCTGCGCGACCGCTACTGGCAGGGCCACGCCGGCCGGCTCGTGTAG
- a CDS encoding rhomboid family intramembrane serine protease: protein MFPLRDDNPQILTPFVTYAIFALNIAAWIFLQGLGSQIPLVTSVCDLGLVPGELLGNVAAGASVPLGPGLACVVDPQPSWITLFTHMFLHGGWMHLIGNMWFLWIFGGNVEDSMGHSRFALFYLLCGLAAAALQIVSKPDSIVPMVGASGAIGGVMGGYVVLYPRVRVHMLVVLGFYITTIAVPALFMLGYWFLIQLIGGAMAIGDERAGVAFWAHVGGFAAGTLLVLVLRKPELVARHPYHGWSDPSGSGWKVSS, encoded by the coding sequence GTGTTCCCGCTCCGCGACGACAATCCCCAGATCCTCACGCCCTTCGTCACCTACGCGATCTTCGCGCTGAACATCGCGGCCTGGATCTTCCTTCAGGGGCTCGGCAGCCAGATTCCGCTCGTGACCTCGGTGTGCGACCTCGGCCTCGTCCCGGGCGAGCTGCTCGGCAACGTCGCCGCGGGCGCCTCCGTGCCCCTCGGACCCGGCCTCGCGTGCGTGGTGGATCCGCAGCCCTCGTGGATCACGCTCTTCACCCACATGTTCCTGCACGGGGGCTGGATGCACCTGATCGGGAACATGTGGTTCCTGTGGATCTTCGGCGGCAACGTCGAGGACTCGATGGGGCACTCGCGATTCGCGCTGTTCTACCTGCTCTGTGGCCTCGCAGCCGCCGCACTCCAGATCGTCTCGAAGCCCGACTCGATCGTCCCGATGGTGGGCGCGTCGGGCGCGATCGGCGGGGTGATGGGCGGCTACGTAGTCCTCTATCCGCGCGTGCGGGTGCACATGCTGGTGGTGCTCGGCTTCTACATCACGACGATCGCGGTACCGGCCCTGTTCATGCTCGGGTACTGGTTCCTGATCCAACTGATCGGGGGCGCGATGGCGATCGGTGACGAGCGAGCTGGCGTGGCGTTCTGGGCGCACGTAGGAGGCTTCGCGGCGGGGACGCTTCTGGTGCTCGTCCTCCGCAAGCCCGAGCTCGTGGCCCGCCATCCGTACCATGGATGGAGCGACCCGTCCGGCAGCGGCTGGAAGGTCTCGTCTTGA
- a CDS encoding methyltransferase domain-containing protein, translating into MIRELFRVACTSRLVLSGRRTITGEAEQARIRAVEEDHLVVRTSGLEGSAGSRFLLRFGVDGRVFSFTTLAIDDLSQPAARISIPTILYVAERRDRNRLTSDGPSKWTVRVRSIESGWSSDAVVEDYSPVGLNVCLAGHPNVRLGETLEVRFENGDLAGTMRWGQIKHLKPMASPRNWTCAGMAISEARHTPPLAVERRERIADSSRWQRVRTGVNLLSAGAAAARARVWSRGSAIASHPIELVDFENSRGERLRGILDRTEAEGPITSVVIPPAWGRTKETLLPLALTIVETFRKAGCGVAVLRFDGTRRRGESYKEPGFSASSSEHLAFRLSHAIEDISAAAQFMTESGQLNCAKVVLITFSAASIEGRRAVLLDGGRTFAGWVSVVGTPDLQSGLRAVSGGVDYVGGFERGLAFGSQEVMGVRVDVDGIVRDAIDLRLPFLEDARRDMEAIRVPITWIHGAYDGWLELDRVGEILGCGQREGRRLIEVPTGHQLRSSLEALEVFQLVAAETASIATGRKVAGVLPDLRLLEERRTAERARVPKVSLQLRDFWRSYLIGQDGHLGIELMNASSAYRTLMNVQIDALRLVDGDRIADVGSGTGSFPLGLVERGYELRGISIDEIDFVEEALERARARLGIATCMRMGVTFECCNLEDHRDRQRIFTPKRYSAALLSLLLGYVSDPADLLRDLRPAIRPGGRVVASTMRKDTDPSRVFFEGVDELRAGRAREVFGEASERMLEASTRQFLNEAARILDLEEAGVFRFLDSDEMASMLEDAGFEVVDCLRSFGDPPQAIVLVARARD; encoded by the coding sequence GTGATACGCGAGCTCTTCAGAGTCGCCTGTACCTCACGCCTGGTCCTGAGCGGCCGGCGCACGATCACGGGTGAGGCGGAACAGGCGCGGATCCGAGCGGTCGAAGAAGATCATCTTGTCGTACGAACTTCAGGTCTCGAGGGTTCGGCAGGAAGCAGGTTCCTGCTTCGCTTTGGAGTGGATGGGCGGGTCTTCTCGTTCACCACGCTGGCAATCGACGACCTCTCCCAGCCCGCGGCGCGCATCTCGATTCCCACGATTCTCTACGTCGCCGAAAGACGGGATCGTAACCGTTTAACAAGCGACGGTCCTTCGAAGTGGACAGTTCGAGTTCGGAGCATTGAATCCGGTTGGTCTTCGGATGCTGTTGTCGAGGACTACTCACCAGTGGGTCTCAACGTCTGCTTGGCTGGTCATCCGAACGTTCGTCTGGGTGAGACGCTCGAGGTTCGCTTCGAGAATGGCGACCTGGCCGGTACCATGCGTTGGGGTCAAATCAAGCACCTCAAGCCGATGGCTTCGCCTCGCAATTGGACGTGCGCGGGAATGGCGATCAGCGAAGCAAGACATACTCCGCCGCTCGCAGTGGAGCGTCGGGAACGAATCGCGGATTCCAGCCGTTGGCAGCGTGTTCGAACAGGAGTGAACCTGTTGTCGGCCGGGGCAGCCGCGGCCAGAGCACGCGTGTGGTCTCGCGGGAGCGCGATAGCATCGCACCCGATTGAACTCGTCGACTTCGAAAACTCTCGTGGCGAACGCCTTCGGGGGATCCTCGATCGCACGGAAGCGGAGGGGCCGATCACCAGCGTCGTGATTCCTCCTGCATGGGGCCGAACAAAGGAAACCCTTCTGCCCCTCGCCCTCACGATTGTCGAGACGTTTCGAAAGGCAGGATGCGGCGTAGCGGTGTTGCGATTCGATGGGACTCGACGAAGAGGGGAGTCGTATAAGGAGCCTGGCTTCAGTGCGTCCAGCTCGGAGCATCTTGCCTTCAGGCTGTCGCACGCGATCGAGGATATCTCCGCGGCCGCGCAGTTTATGACCGAATCCGGTCAACTCAACTGCGCCAAGGTCGTCTTGATTACCTTCAGTGCAGCATCGATTGAGGGACGGCGTGCCGTTCTGCTCGACGGCGGCCGGACCTTCGCTGGGTGGGTGAGTGTCGTCGGGACACCTGATCTTCAATCGGGCCTACGCGCTGTTTCAGGCGGAGTGGACTACGTCGGCGGTTTTGAGCGTGGCCTGGCTTTTGGATCACAAGAGGTGATGGGGGTAAGGGTGGACGTCGATGGGATCGTCCGCGATGCGATCGACTTACGCCTACCATTCCTCGAGGACGCCCGCCGGGATATGGAGGCAATTCGCGTACCGATCACTTGGATCCACGGAGCTTACGACGGTTGGCTCGAGCTAGACCGGGTTGGAGAGATTCTGGGTTGCGGTCAACGTGAGGGTCGCCGTTTGATCGAGGTCCCGACAGGGCACCAGTTACGAAGCAGCCTCGAGGCGTTGGAGGTCTTTCAGCTTGTGGCTGCCGAGACTGCTTCGATAGCGACGGGACGCAAAGTCGCTGGCGTACTTCCAGACCTGAGGCTTCTTGAGGAAAGGCGAACAGCTGAACGGGCACGAGTGCCCAAGGTATCCCTTCAGCTGCGCGATTTCTGGCGGAGCTACTTGATTGGCCAAGACGGCCACCTCGGGATCGAGCTGATGAACGCCAGCAGCGCGTATCGGACTCTGATGAACGTGCAGATTGACGCACTGAGACTAGTCGACGGCGACAGAATCGCCGATGTAGGGTCCGGGACGGGTTCGTTTCCTCTTGGCCTCGTCGAACGTGGCTACGAATTGCGAGGTATCTCAATCGACGAGATTGATTTCGTAGAGGAGGCTCTTGAGCGAGCAAGAGCCCGACTAGGAATCGCGACTTGTATGAGGATGGGAGTCACGTTCGAATGCTGCAATCTCGAAGATCACCGAGATCGACAGCGGATCTTCACTCCGAAGCGATACAGCGCGGCGTTGCTCTCGCTTCTTCTTGGGTACGTCAGTGACCCAGCCGATCTTCTCCGGGATCTTCGGCCAGCGATCCGACCTGGTGGACGCGTAGTAGCGTCGACCATGCGGAAGGACACGGACCCCTCAAGGGTGTTCTTCGAGGGAGTGGACGAGCTACGTGCGGGTCGCGCCCGTGAGGTATTCGGTGAGGCTTCCGAGCGCATGCTCGAGGCATCCACACGGCAGTTTTTAAATGAAGCAGCTCGGATCCTGGACTTGGAGGAAGCGGGGGTGTTTCGGTTCCTCGATAGCGACGAGATGGCCTCGATGCTGGAAGACGCGGGCTTCGAGGTCGTTGACTGCTTGCGATCATTCGGAGATCCCCCGCAGGCCATTGTGCTTGTTGCTAGGGCGCGAGACTAG